Within the Acidobacteriota bacterium genome, the region TAGGCTCTCTGGTGGTCCGGCTCGGGAAGGCCGCGGTGCCGGCGGGCTTTCAGGGCTTCGGCGTGCACCACCTCGAAGCTGGGAATGTTCTCGTCCCACTCCAACAGGGTGGCTACGCCGCCGGTTCTTTGGCAGGAACGTCGATAGAGGGACCAGACCTCGTCGATGACGTGATCGCTATGGGTGTCCAGAATATGCGTTCCCTTGTGGGTGTGCCCGGCCAGGTGGTATTGAACGACGCGGTCGGCCGGGACTCGGTCGATGAAGGCTTCCGGGTCCAGGCCGTGGTTGAAGCAGCTGACGTAGACGTTGTTCACGTCCAGAAGAATCCCGCAGTCGGCCTCCTGGGCCAGAGTGGAGAGAAAATCCACTTCGCTCCAGGTGGAGGTCCCGAATTCCAGGTAGGTGGATGGGTTCTCCAGGACCAGGGGGCGCTCCAGGATCTCGGAAACCGCTTTCACCCGTTCGATGGTGTAGCGCAGGGATTCGTCGGTGTAGGGCATCGGCAGCAGGTCATGGACGTTGATTCCACTCACGCCGGTCCAGCAGAGGTGATCCGAGACCCAGTGGGCCCGGGTACGGTCGGCCAGAGCCTTCAGTTTTTTCAGATAGCCCAGGTTCAAGGGATCGGTGCTCCCCACCGACATGGACACTCCGTGGAGCACGACCGGGTAGCGTTCCGCCACCTGGTCCAGCACGTACAGCGGGCGGCCCCCCGTATCCATGTAGTTTTCCGAGAGGATCTCGAACCAGTCGATGGGCGGGTGGTTGGCCAGAATGTAGCTGTAATGGACGGTACGGAGACCGATCCCGAACCCCAGGTCGGGTAAATTCCACCGATTCCTGCCCATAAGGGACCTCCCGGTCCAAACGGACGAACCCAGCCGGTCCCGCTTCCCGCTCGCGAAGTCGCGTATTGCACCCAACGGTCGGAAGCGCCGGGGGGCCGGTCAGTCCTGGTAACTGTCAGGCTATTTCTTCTTTTCGACTCCGTGGAGGGGAACGGAGCAGCCGCCCTTGCCCTTGCAGGAGTTCTTGCCGGCGCAGCCGTTGTCGCCGCTGCCGCAGCCGCCCTGGCCCTTGCACTCGTTCTGGCCCTTGCAGGAGTGCCTGGCCGCCGTGGCGCAGCCGCCCTTGCCCTTGCAGGAATTCTTGCCGGCGCAGCCGTTGTCGCCGCTGGCGCAGCCTCCTTGGCCCTTGCACTGGTTGCGGCCCTTGCAGACGTGCTTGGCCTTCTTGTCTTCATCGGCCAACAACAGGGAATCCGTTTGGCTGACCGCCTTGGAGCCCGCCACCATGCCGGCCACGGCGGCTCCCATCACCTGAGTGAATTTCCTTCGATCCATAGAAGATGTCTCCTTGGGGATAGCTTCGAACGTCACCTTTCGAGTCATCCGGCAACCAATGCCGACCCGTCACCTGGCGCTTTCGAGAGAGCCTGAATATAGCCCAACCTACCACAAAAATCAAA harbors:
- a CDS encoding DUF692 domain-containing protein; translation: MGRNRWNLPDLGFGIGLRTVHYSYILANHPPIDWFEILSENYMDTGGRPLYVLDQVAERYPVVLHGVSMSVGSTDPLNLGYLKKLKALADRTRAHWVSDHLCWTGVSGINVHDLLPMPYTDESLRYTIERVKAVSEILERPLVLENPSTYLEFGTSTWSEVDFLSTLAQEADCGILLDVNNVYVSCFNHGLDPEAFIDRVPADRVVQYHLAGHTHKGTHILDTHSDHVIDEVWSLYRRSCQRTGGVATLLEWDENIPSFEVVHAEALKARRHRGLPEPDHQRAYGT